Proteins found in one Exiguobacterium sp. 9-2 genomic segment:
- a CDS encoding M16 family metallopeptidase, whose protein sequence is MIERIQLENGVRLIVERMPEARSVATGIFIQAGSRTEQIEEHGISHLIEHMMFKGTKRHTAKEIAVYFDRLGGNINAFTSKDQTCYYVKTLDEHAGEAFQVLADMFLESTFDAEELEKEKKVVIEEIKMYDDTPDDLVHELLAVAAYGEDVMARPILGTEESVLRIDRTMIEQYLEEAYAPDQIVISVAGNVSDELITQIQERMSILISRSKTRETASPRLQNGVIRKEKDTEQAHICYNFRAIPSADPRLPALALLNNAFGATMSSRLFQSIREERGLAYSVFSYYTTFDDHGTFTIYVGTSPESVEEVEQVLAAEIDRLKRDGLSAKELEDGIEQLKGSLILGNEGTSSHMNRNARNELHLHRHPSLEEVLADVERIRPSDIEGLIEHIFSEEPAKAYILPADQEEEA, encoded by the coding sequence ATGATCGAACGGATACAACTAGAAAACGGGGTTCGACTAATCGTTGAACGGATGCCAGAAGCACGCAGCGTCGCGACCGGAATCTTCATTCAAGCAGGAAGTCGGACGGAACAGATCGAGGAGCATGGTATCAGTCATCTCATCGAGCATATGATGTTCAAAGGAACAAAACGCCATACGGCAAAAGAGATTGCGGTTTATTTTGACCGACTTGGTGGAAATATTAATGCGTTCACGAGTAAGGATCAAACGTGTTATTACGTCAAGACATTAGATGAACATGCAGGTGAAGCCTTTCAAGTGTTGGCGGACATGTTCCTCGAATCGACGTTCGATGCGGAGGAACTAGAAAAAGAGAAAAAGGTCGTCATTGAAGAGATTAAAATGTACGATGACACACCAGATGATCTCGTCCATGAGTTATTAGCTGTTGCGGCTTACGGAGAGGATGTCATGGCTCGTCCGATTCTTGGAACGGAAGAGAGTGTGCTTCGGATTGATCGTACAATGATTGAACAGTATCTCGAAGAAGCATATGCTCCGGATCAAATCGTCATTTCCGTTGCCGGAAACGTCTCAGACGAGTTGATTACGCAGATTCAAGAGCGGATGTCGATCCTCATATCACGATCGAAGACCCGTGAGACAGCGTCACCAAGGTTACAAAATGGTGTGATTCGTAAGGAAAAGGATACGGAACAGGCACATATTTGTTATAATTTCCGTGCGATTCCTTCTGCTGATCCACGATTGCCTGCCCTCGCCTTACTCAACAATGCATTCGGTGCGACGATGTCGAGTCGCTTGTTCCAATCAATCCGAGAGGAACGCGGTCTTGCTTATTCAGTCTTTTCCTATTACACGACGTTTGACGATCATGGCACGTTCACGATTTATGTCGGTACGTCTCCGGAATCAGTCGAAGAGGTCGAACAGGTTCTCGCTGCTGAGATTGATCGCTTGAAGCGGGACGGACTATCCGCTAAGGAACTCGAAGATGGCATTGAACAGCTAAAAGGTTCTCTGATTTTAGGAAACGAAGGCACATCGAGCCATATGAACCGAAATGCCCGAAATGAGTTGCATCTGCATCGTCACCCGTCACTCGAAGAAGTACTAGCGGATGTAGAACGAATTCGTCCATCGGACATCGAAGGGCTGATTGAGCACATCTTTTCGGAGGAACCGGCAAAGGCCTATATTCTTCCGGCAGACCAGGAAGAGGAAGCATGA
- the pnp gene encoding polyribonucleotide nucleotidyltransferase, protein MSQTKQTFSTELGGRPLTIEIGQLAKQANGAALIRYGDTAVLATVVASKQPKDLDFFPLTVNYEEKLYAAGKIPGGFLKREGRPGESAILTSRLIDRPIRPLFPDGFRHDVQVATTVLSSDADNSPEVAAMIGASIALSISDIPFDGPIAGVTIGRVDGEFVVNPTSAQMEVSDIDLQVAGTKHAVNMVEAGAKEVSEQAMLEAILLGHDVIKEMIAFQEEIVAQVGKEKFEYTVSSFDETIVNRLKAEALAEVTQAVQVEEKQARDIAINEVIAKYIELYAADESVTAEQLAEVSGVLNKFVKDEVRRLITEDKVRPDGRGLAEIRPLDSEVGLLPRAHGSGLFTRGQTQVLSVATLGVAGDAQIIDGLGLKEEKRFMHHYNFPPFSVGEARPMRAPGRREIGHGALGERALLPVLPNEVDFPYTIRLVSEVLESNGSSSQASICGSILAMMDAGVPLKAPVAGIAMGLIMEGENYSILTDIQGMEDHLGDMDFKVAGTHEGVTALQMDMKIGGITRQILEEALEQARLGRLHILEHMQSVIAEPRVELSQYAPKIVTLKINPDKIRDVIGPGGKVINGIIDETGVKIDIDQDGTVFIASTDQAGIDRARQLIEDIVREVVVGEEFDGTVRRVEKFGAFVELFKGKDALVHISELALDRVGQTEDVVKLGDKLKVRVTEIDDKGRVNASHKVLLVEGLSEEDRAAYEEKKKTERENRPPRRDQGSRPPRDGQRPPRRN, encoded by the coding sequence ATGTCACAAACAAAACAGACGTTTTCGACCGAACTCGGTGGACGTCCATTAACGATTGAAATCGGTCAATTAGCAAAACAAGCGAACGGAGCAGCATTGATTCGCTACGGTGATACAGCCGTTCTTGCTACGGTCGTTGCATCAAAACAACCAAAGGACTTAGATTTCTTCCCATTAACAGTGAACTATGAAGAAAAATTATATGCGGCAGGGAAAATCCCAGGTGGATTCCTTAAACGTGAAGGACGTCCAGGAGAGAGCGCGATCTTGACTTCGCGTCTGATCGACCGTCCAATCCGTCCATTATTCCCGGATGGTTTCCGTCACGACGTACAAGTGGCGACGACGGTTCTTTCGTCAGATGCTGACAATTCACCAGAAGTCGCTGCGATGATCGGGGCTTCGATTGCGCTTTCGATCTCGGATATTCCATTCGACGGTCCAATCGCAGGCGTGACGATCGGTCGCGTCGACGGAGAATTCGTCGTGAACCCGACTTCAGCGCAAATGGAAGTCAGCGACATCGACCTTCAAGTTGCTGGAACAAAACATGCCGTCAACATGGTTGAAGCAGGTGCGAAGGAAGTATCGGAACAAGCAATGCTTGAAGCGATTTTACTTGGACACGATGTCATCAAGGAAATGATCGCGTTCCAAGAAGAAATCGTCGCACAAGTCGGTAAAGAGAAGTTCGAATATACGGTATCAAGCTTCGATGAGACAATCGTCAATCGCCTGAAAGCAGAAGCATTAGCAGAAGTCACACAAGCGGTTCAAGTTGAAGAAAAACAAGCGCGTGACATTGCTATCAACGAAGTCATCGCAAAATACATCGAGTTGTATGCAGCTGACGAGTCTGTCACAGCAGAGCAACTGGCAGAAGTATCAGGCGTGCTCAACAAGTTCGTCAAAGACGAAGTCCGTCGTCTCATCACGGAAGACAAAGTTCGTCCAGATGGTCGTGGTCTTGCTGAGATCCGTCCGCTTGATTCAGAAGTCGGTCTCTTGCCACGTGCACACGGTTCAGGTCTGTTCACACGCGGTCAGACACAAGTCTTGTCTGTAGCGACACTTGGTGTTGCGGGTGACGCTCAAATCATTGATGGACTTGGTCTGAAGGAAGAGAAACGTTTCATGCACCATTATAACTTCCCACCATTCTCAGTTGGGGAAGCACGTCCGATGCGTGCACCAGGTCGTCGTGAAATTGGTCACGGGGCACTCGGAGAACGCGCACTTTTACCAGTTCTTCCGAATGAAGTTGATTTCCCGTACACGATTCGTCTCGTATCAGAAGTGCTTGAGTCGAACGGTTCTTCATCACAGGCTTCCATCTGTGGTTCGATCCTTGCCATGATGGATGCGGGTGTTCCATTAAAAGCACCTGTCGCTGGTATCGCGATGGGCTTGATCATGGAAGGCGAAAATTACTCGATCTTGACAGATATCCAAGGGATGGAAGATCATCTCGGAGATATGGACTTTAAAGTCGCTGGAACTCACGAAGGTGTCACAGCTCTCCAAATGGATATGAAAATTGGCGGAATCACGCGTCAAATTCTTGAAGAAGCACTTGAACAAGCACGTCTTGGTCGTCTGCATATTCTTGAGCATATGCAATCTGTCATTGCTGAACCGCGTGTCGAATTGTCGCAATACGCGCCGAAAATCGTCACACTTAAAATCAATCCAGATAAAATCCGTGATGTCATCGGACCTGGTGGTAAAGTCATCAACGGTATCATCGATGAGACAGGCGTTAAGATCGACATCGATCAAGACGGAACAGTCTTTATCGCTTCGACGGATCAAGCTGGCATCGATCGTGCCCGTCAATTGATCGAAGATATCGTCCGTGAAGTCGTCGTCGGTGAAGAATTCGATGGAACGGTCCGTCGCGTTGAGAAATTCGGTGCATTCGTCGAATTGTTCAAAGGAAAAGACGCACTCGTCCACATCTCGGAACTCGCACTTGACCGTGTTGGTCAAACGGAAGATGTCGTTAAACTTGGAGATAAGCTAAAAGTCCGTGTCACAGAAATCGATGACAAAGGACGCGTTAACGCGTCGCACAAAGTCCTGCTCGTCGAAGGATTAAGCGAAGAAGACCGTGCCGCATACGAAGAAAAGAAAAAGACAGAGCGTGAGAACCGCCCGCCACGCCGGGATCAGGGTTCACGCCCACCACGTGACGGACAACGTCCACCACGTCGTAACTAA
- the rpsO gene encoding 30S ribosomal protein S15 — translation MALTKERKNEIIEAYATKQGDTGSPEVQVAVLTEQITTLNDHLRTHKKDHHSRRGLLKMVGRRRNLLTYLRNKDVARYRSLIERLGLRR, via the coding sequence ATGGCACTCACAAAAGAACGTAAAAACGAAATCATCGAAGCATATGCTACGAAACAAGGCGATACTGGTTCGCCGGAAGTACAAGTTGCTGTTTTAACTGAACAGATCACAACTTTGAACGATCACTTACGTACACACAAAAAGGATCACCACTCACGTCGTGGTCTCTTGAAAATGGTCGGTCGTCGCCGTAACTTGCTCACATACCTTCGTAACAAGGATGTTGCACGTTACCGTTCGTTGATCGAGCGTCTTGGTCTCCGTCGCTAA
- a CDS encoding bifunctional riboflavin kinase/FAD synthetase — MDIIHLTYPEQPQKDPAVIALGFFDGVHLGHQQVIAAALKEAEARRLPLAVMTFDPHPKQVLGKGDEPVHYITPLERKLEKLEQLGVDRVYVIEFTIPFSELSPQAFVDEYLIASGAEHVVAGFDYSYGRFGAGKMATLDFHSRGTFTHTVVAEFQEEAEKISSTRIRRLLAAGEVEPAARLLGEPYQIKGTIIHGDARGRQIGFPTANMRPEFAYVIPKLGVYATFVRLADGRRFKAMTNVGRRPTFYETGDVSIETHLLDFDEDLYGQELTLEWIAYLRDEKAFNGIDQLKEQLARDREEANVQLSV, encoded by the coding sequence ATGGACATCATACATTTAACATATCCGGAACAACCTCAAAAAGACCCTGCTGTCATCGCACTCGGCTTTTTTGACGGTGTACATCTCGGACATCAGCAAGTCATCGCAGCAGCACTAAAAGAAGCGGAGGCTCGTCGCCTGCCTTTGGCTGTCATGACCTTTGATCCCCATCCGAAACAAGTGCTTGGTAAAGGGGATGAACCAGTCCACTACATCACGCCGCTTGAACGCAAATTAGAGAAACTCGAGCAGCTTGGTGTCGATCGTGTTTATGTGATTGAGTTTACGATTCCTTTCTCGGAATTATCACCGCAAGCTTTCGTCGACGAATATCTGATTGCGTCTGGAGCAGAACACGTCGTTGCTGGATTCGATTATTCCTACGGTCGCTTCGGAGCCGGCAAAATGGCGACGCTTGATTTTCATAGTCGTGGCACATTTACGCATACCGTTGTAGCAGAATTCCAAGAAGAAGCTGAAAAGATCAGCTCAACCCGGATTCGTCGTTTACTTGCTGCAGGAGAAGTCGAACCGGCTGCACGTTTGCTTGGAGAACCCTACCAAATCAAAGGCACGATCATTCACGGTGACGCACGCGGACGGCAAATCGGTTTCCCGACAGCCAACATGCGACCGGAATTCGCCTACGTCATTCCGAAACTTGGTGTGTATGCGACATTCGTTCGCTTAGCAGACGGTCGCCGGTTCAAGGCGATGACGAATGTCGGGAGACGCCCAACGTTCTATGAGACGGGAGACGTCAGTATCGAGACGCATCTTCTTGACTTTGATGAAGATCTTTATGGTCAAGAATTGACGCTTGAATGGATCGCTTACTTACGCGATGAAAAAGCCTTCAACGGTATCGATCAATTGAAAGAACAATTGGCACGGGACCGCGAAGAAGCAAATGTACAATTAAGCGTTTGA
- the truB gene encoding tRNA pseudouridine(55) synthase TruB, producing the protein MEPIGVLPLDKPAGMTSHDCVFRLRRLFQTKKVGHTGTLDPEVTGVLPICLGRATKLARFITDEGKRYAAEVTIGFATTTEDAHGETVRETAVEPGTITEEAIEDILTQLTGEIEQTPPYYSAVKVNGKKLYEYARKGIEVERPTRIVRIDRLERTSDLVFEGDLCRFRLDIACGKGTYIRTLAVEIGERLGYAAHMSELRRTGSGAIAETDTVTLETLESYETVEERMQHVLPIEHVIQKWPRLTVDASTAQRVLNGAKLTSIPVEFELFTVYNEEDVPLALYRRLPEEQVARVEVMLQID; encoded by the coding sequence GTGGAACCCATCGGAGTATTACCGTTAGATAAACCAGCGGGTATGACGAGTCATGATTGCGTCTTTCGTCTACGTCGCTTGTTTCAAACGAAAAAAGTCGGACATACTGGTACGCTTGATCCGGAAGTAACGGGTGTCTTACCGATTTGTCTCGGTCGAGCGACGAAGCTTGCCCGCTTCATCACAGATGAAGGAAAGCGCTACGCGGCGGAAGTGACGATTGGCTTTGCAACGACAACGGAAGATGCGCACGGGGAAACAGTTCGCGAAACAGCGGTTGAACCGGGAACTATTACCGAGGAAGCAATTGAGGACATCTTGACTCAATTGACAGGAGAGATCGAGCAGACGCCACCGTATTATTCAGCTGTTAAAGTGAACGGGAAGAAACTATATGAATATGCACGAAAAGGCATTGAAGTCGAACGACCGACACGAATCGTCCGCATCGATCGATTAGAACGGACATCGGACCTTGTGTTCGAAGGTGATCTTTGTCGTTTCCGTCTTGATATCGCTTGTGGAAAAGGAACGTATATTCGGACATTAGCAGTAGAAATCGGAGAACGACTTGGTTACGCGGCACACATGAGTGAACTACGCCGGACAGGCTCTGGTGCGATTGCTGAGACGGATACAGTGACTCTTGAGACACTCGAATCGTATGAGACGGTCGAAGAACGGATGCAACACGTTCTACCGATTGAACACGTCATCCAAAAATGGCCACGCTTGACGGTCGATGCGTCGACTGCACAGCGTGTGTTGAACGGAGCAAAGCTGACAAGCATTCCAGTCGAATTCGAGCTGTTTACTGTCTATAATGAAGAAGACGTACCTTTAGCGCTATATCGACGTCTTCCAGAAGAACAGGTAGCACGCGTTGAGGTCATGCTACAAATCGATTAA
- the rbfA gene encoding 30S ribosome-binding factor RbfA, which translates to MSLRSNRVAEQMRKEITQLLIKDVKDPRVKTITVTGVEVTGDLQQATIFYSVLGDEKAREDARIGLERSKGFMRKEIGSRIRLRKTPELLFEVDSSVEYGSRIDELLRNLNKD; encoded by the coding sequence ATGAGTTTACGCTCGAATCGTGTCGCCGAACAGATGCGTAAGGAAATTACGCAATTGCTCATCAAAGATGTCAAGGATCCTCGCGTCAAGACGATTACCGTCACAGGTGTCGAAGTGACAGGAGACTTACAACAAGCGACGATCTTCTACTCGGTCCTCGGTGACGAAAAAGCACGTGAGGATGCGCGCATCGGTCTCGAAAGATCAAAAGGCTTCATGCGCAAGGAAATCGGATCGCGGATTCGTCTACGGAAAACACCTGAACTATTGTTCGAGGTCGATTCTTCTGTCGAATACGGATCACGCATTGATGAGTTGCTTCGGAATTTGAACAAAGATTAA
- the infB gene encoding translation initiation factor IF-2 translates to MGKRVYEFAKEQNVTSKQVITQLEKLEKPVKNHMAVLDEQTVQQLDQVFNPEKYRAQKTEAPKQVKSDNKPNRPGSTNKPAGNQSRNSKGGRPEFGNRNNRGGKRRPNQKKAEPRKLEVADPNSKSSQRKAARRAQEEAMANVVQYSDNLTVGELAEKMAKKPNELIMKLMGLGVMANINQDLDDETVELLATEFGFEVEKTVQVDETDFDQYELNLDQYELSERPPVVTIMGHVDHGKTTLLDSIRNTKVTAGEAGGITQHIGAYQVEIDGKKITFLDTPGHAAFTTMRARGADVTDIAIIVVAADDGVMPQTEEAISHAKAAGVPIIVAVNKMDKEGANPDRVKQELTEFELVAEDWGGDTIFVPVSALKGDGIDELLEMILLVSEVQEYKSTPEMNGRGTVIEAKLDKGRGPVATLLVQHGTLRVGDPIVVGHTFGRIRAMVNDIGRRVKEVGPSTPIEITGLNDVPKAGDQFFAFEDEKKARQIGEARYQREIEAQRRDSAKVSLEDLFDRIKEGEVKDLNIIIKGDVQGSVEALAGSLKKIDVEGVKINIVHSGVGAITEGDVILASAANAIIIGFNVRPDGNAKSMADQEKVEIRLHRIIYNAIEEIEQAMKGLLDPEFVEKIIGQAEVRDVIKVSKVGTIAGGYVTEGKLTRDAGVRVVRDSIVIYEGKLDTLRRFKDDVKEVATGYECGIKIEKYDDIKVDDVIEAFIMEEVKRK, encoded by the coding sequence TTGGGTAAACGTGTATACGAATTCGCCAAGGAACAAAATGTAACAAGTAAGCAGGTCATCACCCAGCTTGAAAAGCTGGAGAAACCAGTCAAGAATCATATGGCAGTATTAGATGAACAGACAGTACAGCAACTCGATCAAGTATTTAATCCCGAGAAATATCGGGCTCAAAAGACGGAGGCTCCAAAACAAGTGAAATCAGATAATAAACCGAACCGACCAGGAAGTACAAACAAACCAGCAGGTAACCAATCACGTAACAGCAAAGGCGGACGCCCAGAATTCGGCAACCGTAACAACCGTGGCGGCAAACGTCGTCCGAACCAAAAGAAAGCAGAACCGCGTAAACTTGAAGTAGCGGATCCGAACTCGAAGTCGAGTCAACGTAAAGCTGCTCGCCGTGCACAAGAAGAGGCGATGGCAAACGTCGTTCAATACTCTGACAACTTGACAGTCGGTGAACTCGCTGAAAAAATGGCGAAAAAACCGAATGAACTGATCATGAAATTGATGGGTCTCGGTGTCATGGCGAACATCAACCAAGATCTTGATGACGAGACAGTGGAACTTCTCGCGACAGAGTTCGGCTTTGAAGTCGAGAAGACAGTCCAAGTCGATGAGACGGACTTTGATCAGTACGAATTGAATCTCGACCAGTACGAATTGTCTGAGCGTCCACCGGTCGTTACGATCATGGGGCACGTTGACCACGGTAAAACGACATTGCTTGATTCGATTCGTAACACGAAGGTCACTGCAGGCGAAGCTGGCGGGATCACACAGCACATCGGTGCTTACCAAGTTGAGATCGACGGCAAGAAAATTACGTTCCTTGATACACCAGGTCACGCGGCGTTCACGACAATGCGTGCACGTGGAGCAGATGTCACGGATATCGCGATCATCGTCGTTGCAGCGGATGACGGTGTCATGCCACAGACGGAAGAAGCGATCAGCCACGCGAAAGCAGCTGGCGTTCCAATCATCGTTGCTGTCAACAAGATGGATAAAGAAGGCGCAAACCCAGACCGTGTCAAACAAGAATTGACAGAGTTCGAACTCGTTGCAGAGGACTGGGGTGGCGATACGATCTTCGTACCCGTTTCAGCACTTAAAGGTGACGGCATCGATGAATTGCTCGAAATGATTCTTCTCGTTTCAGAAGTACAAGAATACAAATCAACACCAGAAATGAACGGTCGCGGAACAGTCATCGAGGCGAAACTCGATAAAGGACGCGGTCCAGTCGCGACGCTTCTCGTACAACACGGGACACTTCGTGTTGGGGATCCAATCGTTGTCGGTCACACGTTCGGTCGTATCCGGGCAATGGTCAACGATATCGGTCGTCGTGTTAAAGAAGTTGGACCATCGACGCCAATCGAAATCACAGGTTTGAACGACGTACCGAAAGCAGGCGATCAATTCTTCGCATTCGAAGATGAGAAAAAAGCCCGCCAAATCGGTGAAGCGCGTTACCAGCGTGAAATCGAAGCACAACGTCGTGATTCGGCGAAAGTCAGCTTAGAAGATCTCTTCGATCGTATTAAAGAAGGCGAAGTCAAGGACCTCAACATCATCATCAAAGGTGACGTACAAGGTTCAGTTGAAGCCTTAGCCGGTTCATTGAAGAAAATTGATGTCGAAGGTGTTAAAATTAACATCGTACACTCAGGTGTCGGTGCCATCACGGAAGGTGACGTCATCCTTGCTTCGGCAGCGAATGCGATCATCATCGGATTCAACGTTCGTCCGGATGGTAACGCGAAATCAATGGCGGATCAGGAGAAAGTCGAAATTCGTCTTCACCGGATCATCTATAACGCAATCGAAGAAATCGAGCAAGCGATGAAAGGTCTTCTTGATCCTGAATTCGTTGAAAAAATCATCGGTCAAGCTGAAGTCCGCGATGTCATCAAAGTATCGAAAGTCGGTACGATCGCAGGTGGATATGTCACAGAAGGTAAGTTGACGCGTGATGCAGGCGTCCGTGTCGTTCGTGACAGTATCGTCATCTACGAAGGAAAACTCGATACACTTCGTCGTTTCAAAGATGATGTCAAAGAAGTCGCTACTGGCTATGAGTGTGGAATTAAGATTGAAAAATATGATGATATCAAAGTCGATGATGTCATCGAAGCGTTCATCATGGAAGAAGTCAAACGGAAGTAA
- a CDS encoding YlxQ family RNA-binding protein: MSKWESLLGLANRARKVTTGEELVLKEVRGGQAKLVLLAADAGAATRKKVTDKCTSYQVPYLEVADRTILGQALGKDARVVVSVNEAGFAKKLTELLSND, from the coding sequence ATGAGTAAATGGGAATCCCTTCTCGGTCTCGCGAATCGAGCTAGAAAAGTGACGACGGGAGAAGAACTCGTACTGAAAGAAGTACGAGGAGGGCAAGCGAAGCTTGTTCTTTTAGCAGCAGATGCGGGGGCTGCCACGCGTAAGAAAGTCACAGATAAATGTACGAGTTATCAGGTTCCTTACCTAGAAGTCGCCGACCGGACGATTCTCGGTCAAGCATTAGGAAAGGATGCGCGTGTTGTCGTGTCAGTCAATGAAGCCGGATTTGCGAAAAAGCTAACTGAACTCCTCTCGAACGACTAA
- the rnpM gene encoding RNase P modulator RnpM, protein MQKKVPLRKCVITQEMKPKKELIRVVRTPEQEVVIDLNGKMNGRGAYLSKDAAVIATAKKKRTLDHHLKVKTTDALYDELLEIAGGTNE, encoded by the coding sequence GTGCAAAAAAAGGTACCATTACGAAAGTGTGTCATCACACAAGAAATGAAACCGAAAAAAGAGTTGATTCGTGTCGTCCGAACACCTGAACAAGAAGTCGTCATCGATTTAAATGGTAAGATGAATGGGCGGGGTGCCTATTTATCGAAAGATGCGGCAGTTATTGCGACGGCGAAGAAAAAACGGACGCTTGATCATCATTTAAAGGTCAAGACGACAGATGCCTTATACGATGAATTGCTTGAAATCGCGGGAGGTACAAATGAGTAA
- the nusA gene encoding transcription termination factor NusA translates to MGPQLLEAINQIAKEKEIDKNIIIDALEQALISAYRRNFGKESEAVKVEFDQQTGDIRVFALKEVVERLTQPEEQLSLEEAHEIDPTYELGDFHKVEVTPGDFGRVAAQTAKQIVTQKMREAERERIYNHFADREDEIMTGIVERQDARNLYVNLEGIEAVLTTHEQMPNERFGIRDRIKVYVTKVDPMVKGSGASILVSRTHPGLLKRLFEIEVPEISSGEVEVKSVAREAGDRSKIAVAADDIDPVGACVGQKGARVQRIVNDLNGEKIDIVRYSDDPKEYVANALSPAQVVAVYVNEPAKATIVVVPDFQLSLAIGKRGQNARLAAKLTGWKIDIKSESEAEAMDLEDVFATEEPAVEAVQVEGEE, encoded by the coding sequence ATGGGACCACAGTTACTCGAGGCGATCAATCAAATCGCGAAAGAGAAGGAAATTGACAAGAACATCATCATCGATGCGCTCGAACAGGCATTGATTTCAGCGTACCGACGCAACTTCGGAAAAGAGTCGGAGGCTGTAAAGGTCGAATTCGACCAGCAGACAGGAGACATTCGTGTCTTCGCGCTCAAGGAAGTCGTCGAACGATTGACGCAACCAGAGGAACAACTCTCGCTTGAAGAGGCGCACGAAATCGATCCGACATATGAACTCGGCGATTTCCATAAAGTCGAAGTGACGCCAGGCGATTTTGGTCGCGTTGCGGCACAAACAGCAAAACAAATCGTCACACAAAAAATGCGTGAAGCAGAACGCGAACGCATTTACAATCACTTCGCGGATCGTGAAGATGAGATCATGACGGGTATCGTCGAGCGTCAAGATGCGCGGAACCTATACGTCAATCTAGAAGGAATCGAAGCTGTATTGACGACACACGAGCAAATGCCGAATGAGCGTTTCGGGATTCGTGATCGCATTAAGGTGTACGTCACGAAAGTTGATCCGATGGTCAAAGGATCAGGAGCATCAATTCTCGTATCACGGACACATCCAGGTCTCTTAAAACGTCTCTTCGAAATCGAAGTACCAGAGATTTCAAGTGGCGAAGTCGAAGTCAAGTCTGTTGCGCGTGAAGCGGGCGATCGTTCGAAAATCGCAGTCGCAGCGGACGACATCGATCCAGTTGGCGCATGTGTCGGACAAAAAGGGGCACGTGTACAACGCATCGTCAATGATTTGAACGGGGAAAAAATCGATATCGTTCGTTACTCGGATGATCCAAAAGAATATGTTGCGAACGCACTCAGCCCAGCTCAAGTCGTTGCAGTCTATGTCAACGAACCAGCGAAAGCGACGATCGTCGTCGTTCCGGATTTCCAGCTGTCACTTGCAATCGGGAAACGTGGTCAAAATGCACGTCTCGCAGCAAAATTGACTGGTTGGAAAATTGATATCAAGAGCGAGTCTGAAGCGGAAGCGATGGATCTCGAAGATGTCTTCGCGACGGAAGAGCCGGCAGTAGAAGCGGTCCAAGTTGAAGGCGAGGAATAA
- the rimP gene encoding ribosome maturation factor RimP, translated as MTNVTEKVEALAKPIVEREGMELVDVEFVKEGADWFLRVSIDKEGGVDLEDCVKINEQLSEALNDNDPIDEPYYLDVASPGAERPLKKDEDFEKAIGKHVYIKTHDPVKNAVEFEGTLLAYTPEMLEIEVRVKTRKLKIEIPVDKISLARLAVMF; from the coding sequence ATGACGAACGTAACGGAAAAGGTCGAAGCGCTCGCAAAACCAATCGTCGAACGAGAGGGGATGGAGCTAGTCGACGTTGAATTCGTCAAAGAAGGGGCGGATTGGTTCCTACGTGTCTCCATCGACAAAGAGGGTGGCGTAGATCTTGAAGACTGCGTCAAAATCAATGAACAGTTATCGGAAGCATTGAATGACAATGATCCGATCGACGAGCCGTATTACCTCGACGTCGCTAGTCCAGGAGCGGAACGTCCACTGAAGAAAGACGAGGACTTCGAAAAGGCGATTGGGAAACATGTGTACATCAAAACGCACGATCCAGTAAAGAATGCGGTTGAATTCGAAGGAACGTTGCTCGCGTACACACCTGAGATGCTTGAAATCGAAGTGCGTGTCAAAACAAGAAAATTGAAAATTGAGATACCGGTCGACAAGATTTCACTTGCGCGACTTGCGGTAATGTTCTGA